From Paenibacillus sp. V4I7, one genomic window encodes:
- a CDS encoding GDYXXLXY domain-containing protein, with protein MKSKFVTIQLGYILGASALLTAIVYFFATNWEKLNRWEKFIPVFVLIMGFYGLSVWLSRQNGRQFLSKLSLFASCISFGVGVGLIGQTYNSHADSYSLFAVWFIPAFLLALLTRWQPYYALAYILGHLAYGIYFFGRWGGSSDAEIIQIAIWLGIAIANGILYVLTEQGRLQSSFLKWISFQVGMAVLVVASNSQEYEKYGVFMNLPLVLVLAIAIYYTHKTRNKAYLLFAGLWVSISVTVKYIELIIQHYNELFFIASLLFIILFIFANVKFMNFIRSWNPASKHLDPENHSDLEASDQAKPDGDFTKWVVRVLTVSVIIIGSILGSLTIIGIVTVVLGFDEPENVLIGFGFVTVIAMIIAKKLNALVRYTILISGLLLGAGAAVFTENVPILLVFLALTVAAFIYITGLVHRIFFFLAAVIIAAFVLINWIDSGIIVLTVLTSLLFLMFAFGQVIANAGVRQPILYSSFPSFLLTLFALTFIAESSWYYIANVLFFIVVVLALVISRQLNIKWIYTWSMGFWIAFLVYKYYYLAWKLLHKSISFAIIGILILAFTVWYEKRHRLEASEQPDVTSTYAMNRWIIALLVLLQVMAMSLQIGKSEWLLAHGQLIKLQLEPLDPRSLIQGDYVRLRYTISEPPLFADKNDDANSKGKMTVVLAPNLATGVYEYRRVYTKGETLAPGEVRLNGKKNGYEGMEFGIETYFIPEGTGRIYERDAKFAEVKVSAGGDAILVRLLLQPSVVQ; from the coding sequence ATGAAATCTAAATTTGTTACGATTCAACTAGGCTATATATTGGGAGCTAGTGCTCTACTAACCGCCATTGTATATTTTTTTGCTACGAATTGGGAGAAATTAAACCGCTGGGAGAAATTCATTCCTGTCTTTGTGCTCATTATGGGCTTTTACGGCTTATCAGTATGGCTTTCTCGCCAAAATGGCAGGCAGTTTCTAAGTAAACTTAGCCTGTTTGCGAGCTGTATATCCTTCGGTGTAGGTGTTGGACTCATTGGGCAAACCTACAATTCTCATGCTGACAGTTACAGCTTGTTCGCCGTATGGTTCATTCCGGCATTTTTACTTGCCCTATTAACTAGATGGCAGCCCTACTATGCACTGGCCTATATTTTGGGCCATCTCGCTTATGGGATTTATTTCTTTGGACGTTGGGGAGGGAGTTCAGATGCGGAAATCATCCAAATTGCCATCTGGCTCGGAATCGCCATTGCGAATGGCATCTTGTATGTTCTGACCGAGCAGGGGCGTTTGCAATCGTCTTTTCTCAAATGGATCTCTTTTCAAGTTGGGATGGCTGTTTTAGTCGTGGCTTCCAATTCACAAGAGTACGAAAAGTACGGTGTCTTTATGAACTTACCTCTCGTCCTAGTACTTGCGATAGCGATTTACTATACACACAAGACGAGGAACAAAGCTTATCTATTGTTTGCGGGTTTGTGGGTATCGATCTCGGTGACCGTCAAATATATCGAGCTTATTATCCAGCATTATAACGAGTTGTTTTTCATTGCCAGCTTGTTGTTTATTATCTTGTTCATCTTTGCGAATGTAAAGTTCATGAACTTTATTCGTTCTTGGAATCCTGCATCCAAGCATTTGGATCCGGAAAATCACTCAGATCTAGAAGCTTCGGATCAAGCAAAGCCGGATGGCGATTTTACCAAATGGGTCGTCCGTGTTCTCACTGTATCAGTCATCATTATTGGTTCGATTCTGGGAAGCTTGACGATCATTGGGATCGTTACAGTTGTACTAGGATTTGATGAACCGGAGAATGTATTGATAGGTTTTGGTTTTGTCACTGTCATTGCGATGATCATAGCGAAAAAACTAAATGCATTAGTGCGATACACGATTCTCATTAGTGGACTGCTGCTTGGCGCGGGAGCGGCTGTTTTTACGGAAAATGTTCCTATTCTCTTGGTTTTCCTTGCTCTTACGGTTGCAGCTTTTATCTACATTACTGGTTTGGTACATCGCATATTCTTCTTTCTTGCTGCCGTCATAATTGCTGCGTTCGTACTAATCAATTGGATCGATAGCGGCATTATAGTCCTTACAGTGCTTACCAGCTTATTATTCCTTATGTTTGCCTTTGGTCAGGTTATAGCAAATGCGGGAGTCAGACAGCCTATTCTTTACAGCAGTTTTCCTTCATTTCTGTTAACTTTATTCGCCTTAACCTTTATAGCGGAGTCATCTTGGTATTATATAGCAAATGTGCTGTTCTTTATCGTCGTTGTTCTCGCTTTGGTCATTAGTAGACAACTGAATATCAAATGGATTTATACTTGGTCAATGGGCTTCTGGATTGCTTTCCTGGTATACAAATATTACTATCTGGCCTGGAAGCTTCTGCATAAATCGATTAGCTTCGCCATTATCGGGATTCTGATCCTTGCCTTTACGGTTTGGTATGAAAAAAGACATCGCTTGGAAGCAAGTGAACAACCAGATGTTACTTCTACTTATGCGATGAATCGCTGGATTATTGCACTTCTTGTTCTGCTGCAAGTCATGGCAATGTCCTTACAAATTGGTAAAAGTGAGTGGCTGCTCGCTCACGGACAGCTGATTAAGCTGCAGCTTGAACCGCTTGATCCACGTTCTCTTATTCAGGGTGATTATGTGCGTTTACGCTATACGATATCTGAGCCGCCTCTATTTGCAGATAAAAATGATGATGCAAATTCTAAGGGGAAAATGACAGTCGTTCTCGCTCCGAACCTGGCGACAGGTGTTTACGAATACCGCCGCGTGTATACCAAAGGGGAAACATTAGCTCCGGGAGAGGTTCGCTTGAATGGAAAGAAAAACGGTTATGAAGGTATGGAGTTCGGCATTGAGACTTATTTCATTCCGGAAGGAACAGGTCGTATTTATGAACGGGATGCCAAATTTGCTGAAGTAAAAGTTTCTGCTGGCGGCGATGCGATCCTTGTTCGATTATTGTTACAACCAAGTGTTGTCCAATAA
- a CDS encoding ABC transporter ATP-binding protein: MPKENNKSNEERQKTRSSFRSLSVYAKPHKLTFVAVLFCALLGIAADLFQPYLVKIAIDDNLMIGKNDYRSLLLICLFYVGLSISSLFFSYLQNNLLQFAGQSIVAKIRKDLFEHIFKQSMSYYDRTPSGSLITHVSSDTETLNQFFTQVLLSLVRDGMTLVFIIVLMYHLDPQLTLYSMIVIPIIVLIAVSFRRYMRKTYQLSRTQLSQMVAFAAENLSGMHLIQAFHQEKEQMNRFTERNLGYFRANLREIRTNVLFNRSFDILGNLSVAFITWIGGIAVFDKTIEFGVLYAFITYIRQFFQPINNITQQWNTLQSTTVSVNRIWNIFSIQPEVRDKEGVSPPSLSDVKGDIHFNHVHFGYLKDTTVIEDLELHIEPGELIGIVGTTGAGKSSLISLLCRFYDVQEGSIRIDGTDLRDIPQAVLHRMVGLVQQEPYLYAGSILDNVRMFDETITREEVIEACRMVGADILISRMKDGYESRISERGSGLSAGERQLISFARIIVFQPKVLILDEATANLDSQTEQLIQSALQVVAEGRTTLVIAHRISTIMHANRIIVMSQGKIVEEGNHAQLLALRGYYEQLYLHSQGNMDAKQTIS, encoded by the coding sequence ATGCCAAAAGAGAATAACAAAAGCAATGAGGAGCGGCAGAAGACGCGATCTTCCTTTCGTTCTTTATCCGTTTATGCCAAACCGCATAAGTTAACCTTTGTAGCTGTTTTATTTTGCGCGTTACTTGGGATAGCAGCCGATTTATTTCAGCCGTATCTGGTTAAGATCGCGATTGATGATAATTTGATGATCGGGAAAAATGACTATCGCTCGCTGCTGCTTATTTGTTTGTTTTATGTGGGTCTGTCCATCAGTAGTTTATTTTTCAGTTATCTGCAGAACAATTTATTGCAGTTTGCAGGTCAAAGCATCGTCGCCAAAATACGGAAGGATTTGTTCGAGCACATCTTTAAGCAGTCGATGTCTTATTACGATCGGACGCCAAGCGGCAGCCTGATTACACATGTTTCCAGTGACACTGAAACGCTGAATCAGTTTTTTACGCAGGTTCTTCTTAGTTTGGTACGCGATGGCATGACACTCGTATTCATCATTGTGTTGATGTATCATCTGGACCCACAGCTAACGCTGTACAGCATGATTGTGATTCCCATCATTGTCCTCATAGCGGTTAGCTTTCGCAGGTATATGCGCAAAACCTATCAGCTCTCGAGGACGCAGCTGTCTCAAATGGTGGCGTTTGCCGCTGAGAATTTATCAGGAATGCATCTCATTCAAGCTTTTCATCAAGAGAAGGAACAGATGAATCGCTTCACTGAGCGGAATCTTGGGTATTTCCGTGCTAATTTGAGAGAAATACGTACCAATGTTTTGTTCAATCGTTCCTTTGATATTTTGGGTAATTTATCGGTAGCCTTTATTACTTGGATTGGCGGTATTGCTGTTTTCGACAAAACGATTGAATTCGGTGTTTTGTATGCTTTCATTACGTATATCCGGCAGTTTTTTCAACCGATTAATAACATTACTCAGCAGTGGAATACCCTTCAATCTACGACGGTGTCTGTCAATCGAATTTGGAATATCTTCTCCATTCAACCGGAAGTAAGGGATAAGGAAGGCGTGTCGCCGCCCTCGTTGTCCGACGTGAAAGGGGACATTCATTTCAACCATGTGCATTTTGGTTATTTGAAGGATACAACTGTTATTGAGGATCTAGAGCTTCATATTGAACCCGGCGAATTGATTGGTATTGTGGGGACGACGGGTGCTGGTAAGAGCTCGCTGATTAGTCTGCTTTGCCGCTTTTATGATGTGCAGGAGGGAAGTATCCGCATTGATGGCACGGATCTTCGTGATATCCCGCAGGCCGTACTCCATCGTATGGTTGGACTTGTGCAGCAGGAACCTTACTTATACGCAGGCAGTATTCTGGACAATGTCCGGATGTTCGATGAAACCATAACACGTGAGGAAGTTATTGAGGCATGCCGGATGGTTGGGGCAGACATTCTCATTTCACGAATGAAGGATGGTTATGAGTCCCGCATATCCGAGAGGGGAAGCGGGCTTTCCGCAGGAGAGAGACAGCTGATCTCGTTCGCGCGAATTATCGTATTCCAGCCGAAAGTACTGATTTTAGATGAAGCTACAGCGAATTTGGATTCACAAACGGAGCAGTTGATTCAATCCGCGCTGCAGGTCGTAGCCGAGGGAAGAACGACACTTGTTATCGCACATCGCATCTCAACCATTATGCATGCCAACCGCATCATTGTAATGAGCCAGGGGAAAATTGTTGAAGAAGGGAACCATGCTCAATTACTTGCGCTTCGTGGCTATTACGAGCAATTATATCTGCATTCACAGGGGAATATGGATGCGAAGCAAACGATTTCATAG